Proteins co-encoded in one Aspergillus flavus chromosome 2, complete sequence genomic window:
- a CDS encoding bifunctional GTP cyclohydrolase II/3, 4-dihydroxy-2butanone-4-phosphate synthase (3,4-dihydroxy-2-butanone 4-phosphate synthase), whose protein sequence is MPADTDPSLQFDSIEDTIKAFKNGEFIIVLDSQDRENEGDLIIAADSITPAQMAFLVRFTSGLICAPVSPEIASRLSLPQMVIENADPKGTAYTISVDSSDPSVTTGISAQDRALACRTLASPTARAEDFRRPGHIIPLQARSGGVRERRGHTEAAVEFCRLTGKVQAGVIAELVEDGELVPGVPEIGGNNGMMRRDGCLKFGKKWGIKVCTIEDLVDYVEKTEGSSSVVTNGKQ, encoded by the exons ATGCCTGCAGACACCGATCCCAGTCTTCAATTCGATTCAATTGAAGATACAATTAAGGCTTTCA AGAATGGCGAATTCATAATTGTGCTTGATTCACAAGACCGTGAAAATGAAGGCGATCTTATTATTGCCGCCGACTCAATTACCCCCGCTCAGATGGCTTTCCTGGTTCGCTTCACAAG TGGTTTAATTTGCGCGCCCGTATCCCCCGAAATCGCTAGTCGACTCAGTCTTCCTCAAATGGTGATTGAGAATGCAGACCCGAAAGGAACCGCATACACGATTTCCGTCGACTCAAGTGACCCATCCGTTACCACCGGTATCTCCGCACAGGACCGCGCCCTCGCATGCCGAACACTTGCCTCCCCTACTGCCCGCGCCGAAGATTTCCGGAGACCGGGCCATATCATTCCCCTCCAGGCCAGAAGCGGTGGTGTGCGCGAACGGAGAGGACACACTGAAGCCGCAGTCGAGTTCTGCCGTCTGACTGGTAAGGTACAAGCTGGTGTGATTGCTGAGTTGGTGGAGGACGGCGAGCTGGTCCCGGGCGTCCCAGAAATCGGTGGCAATAACGGCATGATGAGACGTGATGGGTGCTTGAAGTTCGGCAAGAAATGGGGCATCAAGGTATGCACTATCGAAGACCTGGTTGACTACGTCGAGAAAACAGAGGGTAGCTCTTCTGTTGTCACGAATGGAAAACAGTAA
- a CDS encoding putative serine/threonine protein kinase (checkpoint kinase), which yields MHHSQLAPLPNDLPFRIVSKTIGQGAYACIKKACPSHTDNPVFAVKFIHKEYAARHGKISSRQLQMEATVHKHIGDHNNIISFFQTGEDGVWRWIAMELAEGGDLFDKIEADEGVGEDIAHVYFSQLVSAVGYMHSKGVGHRDIKPENMLLTADGNLKIADFGLATLFEYKGVTKLSTTFCGSPPYIAPEVITCSNKNNMKGLGYRPDLVDIWSCGIVLFVLLAGNTPWDSPTENSYEFHEYVATNARTTDELWQQLPVATLSLLRGMLNIDPASRFSLEDVRRHPWYTRQNRFLSPDGRLRDPINMATTMFESLHIDFSQDPLARRANSGVEPCRMDMDIGDLDTDFRISSTQPEMPSGHMLVDWDTPHLTDVFSSTQPMGQPLSVDNSYVADTLEDEPSMSQFSPHPSVPLSRTQKAQQFRDIVPSRPLTRFYSIWELKILVPLICEALHRLGVPVPSVPAVSASDASAMIRIVTRDGRMCTLQGKVIIECVSEGLFEIEFMKVKGDPLEWRRFFKRVAVLCKDAVYMPEG from the exons ATGCACCACTCTCAACTCGCCCCGTTGCCAAACGATTTGCCCTTTCGTATTGTCTCCAAGACAATCGGCCAGGGTGCCTACGCGTG CATCAAAAAGGCATGTCCATCGCACACGGATAATCCGGTCTTCGCCGTGAAATTCATTCATAAAGAATACGCCGCGCGACATGGCAAGATCAGCTCACGGCAATTGCAAATGGAAGCGACAGTACACAAACACATCGGCGAtcataataatataatatcatTCTTCCAAACCGGAGAGGATGGGGTATGGAGATGGATCGCCATGGAATTGGCTGAGGGAGGCGATCTTTTTGATAAGATCGAGGCTGATGAAGGTGTGGGGGAGGATATCGCTCATGTTTATTTCTCACAACTTGTCAGTGCAGTGGGATATATGCACTCGAAAGGCGTGGGCCATCGTGATATCAAACCGGAAAACATGCTCTTGACGGCAGATGGGAATCTGAAAATCGCGGATTTTGGCCTGGCAACTTTGTTCGAGTACAAAGGAGTGACAAAGCTTTCCACCACTTTCTGTGGCAGTCCACCTTATATTGCACCGGAGGTCATTACTTGCAgcaacaaaaacaacatGAAAGGATTAGGTTACCGACCGGATCTGGTCGACATTTGGTCATGTGGCATTGTCCTTTTCGTTCTCCTGGCCGGCAATACACCATGGGATAGCCCAACAGAGAATAGCTACGAGTTCCACGAATATGTCGCAACTAATGCACGGACAACTGATGAACTATGGCAACAGTTGCCAGTCGCGACATTGTCATTACTACGGGGTATGCTAAATATCGACCCAGCCAGCCGCTTCTCTTTGGAAGATGTTAGGAGGCACCCTTGGTACACACGACAGAATAGGTTCTTATCACCCGATGGCAGACTCAGAGACCCGATCAATATGGCTACAACCATGTTCGAGTCTCTTCATATTGACTTCTCCCAGGATCCCCTGGCTCGGCGAGCGAATAGTGGTGTTGAGCCTTGCCGAATGGACATGGACATAGGAGATCTAGACACCGACTTCAGGATCTCATCGACGCAGCCTGAGATGCCAAGCGGCCACATGCTAGTTGATTGGGATACGCCTCACCTAACTGACGTATTTTCATCCACTCAACCGATGGGGCAGCCTCTCTCTGTGGACAACAGCTATGTAGCTGACACGCTTGAAGATGAGCCGTCTATGTCTCAGTTTTCTCCTCATCCGTCTGTGCCTCTCAGCCGAACGCAGAAAGCACAACAGTTCCGTGATATAGTGCCATCCCGGCCTTTAACTCGCTTCTACTCCATATGGGAACTAAAAATCCTTGTACCCCTCATCTGCGAGGCTCTGCATCGTTTGGGGGTGCCCGTGCCCTCAGTACCAGCGGTTTCTGCCAGTGATGCGTCGGCAATGATCAGAATTGTAACCAGGGATGGCCGAATGTGTACGCTGCAGGGTAAGGTCATCATTGAATGCGTGTCAGAGGGTCTATTTGAGATTGAATTTATGAAAGTGAAAGGTGACCCGCTTGAATGGCGTCGTTTCTTTAAAAGAGTTGCTGTTCTTTGCAAAGACGCCGTTTACATGCCTGAGGGCTAA
- a CDS encoding nuclear pore complex protein An-Mlp1 (unnamed protein product), with protein sequence MASVTIELPYLSSHYSIAESTLTTLTQAPTVELVNQLLEAITKKAREYDDLKSDKLRLEVELENAVRSSESKVKVLKSSVEKGHAEVEESRKKLHESENIRSSLESEIASLKSSSTSNESEVSSLKSRISSLEASNRDTLALLESKSAAYDKLAEELSTQHKKTIELRRELSSAEQNLQAANSASASARFREQSLQQDLDLTKKNNEWFETELKTKSAEYLKFRKEKSARIAELQRENEEASATIDSLRRSENALKSRLDEVEQRYEESLSSIQQLKEEAIQTAESFRIELDSANRLAELQGNAAETAKQRVQECQLALEKARDDAAEEISRLRVEVETEHSDKEAAERRIAELELTVSQLESEGVAGRRSMSPAPGLNGGPSTPVRPGTPVGTFSPRASRGKGGLTLTQMYTEYDKMRTLLAAEQKTSQELRSTLDEMVQDLEASKPEIDELRADHARLENAVVEMSNILETAGKERDDATKEARKWQGQVEGLAREGDILRQQLRDLSAQVKVLVLEIAVLKEGEGSYDREELEKIARKEVEDAAAELTPTGRFISQNLMTFKDLHELQEQNVTLRRMLRELGDKMEGAEAREKDAVRQQEQEELKELRIRVQTYRDEIANLVAQTKSYVKERDTFRSMLTRRRQTVGDSSAFSQSLPLGAAPPGAADEHMKDAPDYAELLRKVQAHFDSFREESATDHSALKQQVNELSRKNSELMSEISRSSSQLGAATQRAELLQSNFNMLKSENAELQKRYAALFENANRQDIKTQQAAEDLVETKGLVESLQRENANLKAEKELWKNIERRLIEDNETLRNERSRLDSLNANLQTILNEREHTDSESRRRLQLNVESLESELQSTKRKLNDEVEESKKAALRREYEHEQSQKRIDDLVTSLGSTREELVSIKTTRDHLQSRVDELTVELRSAEERLQVMQSRPSVSAAPTEAPTTMEDGAQESGLTREQELGIQVAELKRDLDLAKGELEHAKEQVEDYRAISQGAEERLESVTETHEQYREETERLVEEKDKKIQDLEKRIEEISSELSTTNSELSKLRDEQGDVARRLEEQKSHLEAEITRLKDENERQLAAAQYHQADLKAQAEISQHAQQNYESELVKHAEAAKNLQLVRSEANQLKLELVESRAQADTYKKDLTQKEESWNELKDRYESELSELQKRREEVLHQNSLLHSQLENITNQISALQRDRANIAETEDEAESSAPNLEGLQEVIKFLRREKEIVDVQYHLSTQESKRLRQQLEYTQSQLDEARLKLEQQRRAAADSEHTALSHNKLMETLNELNLFRESSVTLRNQVKQAETALSEKSARVDELVQQMEPLETRIRELENVVETKDGEMKLLQADRDRWQQRTQNILQKYDRVDPAEMEGLKEKLEILQKERDEAVSSRDTLQEQAAAFPEQLKHAEERVQELRAKLTEQFKARSKELTGRINAKQLELNTVVQEKEVIQEELKTTKEELSGLKAKLAEKPAAPAVEEKPAGSGVDSTPASQFPGPTTQLPVPSDDERVKALEEKVQRLEAALAEKEAALAEKDAAIAAKDAEHETKAKERIEKLKETFNNKMAEVRTAHRQEIEKLRTNQQAASQPQEPGTPVSKPNQAPATPAKTEGELPQLTDEQAKALVAKNETIRTIIRNNIRTMLAKEREKQGAQPSAGVSQETLASMEQKFNEEKEAIKKAHEEGVEERIKSAVELSDKKTLVKISMLDTRCRNALAKIDVVQKAATETPQKPVVEVWEIAKTTKAPPQTQKLASAASPAQVASPAPAPTPTPTPAAGVVPTPSPAPAPTPVPTPAPVNQQQGPAATGSVVTATQAKGPAPAEVQGQGNVQQKQEQQPPQQSTEGTAPPAANAPVNPFGQSQNKQPTSLPSKPPAGANSGVLRALQSGLPVARGGRTGGRGGHQQQNPFGGQAQQQEQPQQNQGQPQQQQQGQPSQRGTGLPRGRGGRGGHGRGGHQNVQTANLPQGQGQSSPRGNLNAQARQFVPQGNKRARDDGGEGGNEGAGKRMRGGGHARGS encoded by the exons ATGGCTTCCGTTACGATTGAATTGCCTTACCTGTCCTCTCATTACTCCATCGCGGAGTCAACGCTTACTACTCTTACCCAAGCTCCTACCGTTGAATTAGTGAATCAACTCCTAGAAGCGATCACAAAGAAGGCCCGGGAATACGATGATCTGAAGTCCGATAAGCTTCGCCTGGAGGTAGAGCTTGAAAACGCGGTTCGCAGCAGTGAGTCCAAGGTCAAGGTCTTGAAGAGCTCTGTCGAGAAGGGCCATGCAGAAGTTGAGGAATCTAGGAAGAAATTACATGAATCTG AAAATATCCGATCCAGCCTGGAATCCGAGATCGCCTCCTTGAAATCTTCTTCTACCTCCAATGAATCCGAAGTTAGCTCTCTGAAATCCCGCATCTCCTCTCTTGAAGCCTCAAACAGGGACACACTAGCACTTCTTGAGTCAAAGTCTGCAGCATACGATAAGCTAGCGGAGGAGCTGTCGACGCAACACAAGAAAACCATTGAATTGAGACGTGAACTTTCTTCTGCTGAGCAGAACCTTCAAGCTGCAAACTCGGCATCCGCGAGTGCCCGTTTCCGCGAACAGAGTCTCCAACAGGACTTGGATttgacaaagaagaacaacgaaTGGTTTGAAACAGAACTGAAGACGAAGTCTGCCGAGTACCTAAAGTTCCGAAAGGAAAAGAGTGCTAGGATCGCTGAGCTTCAGCGCGAGAATGAGGAGGCTAGTGCGACCATCGACTCCTTGAGACGCAGCGAAAATGCCCTTAAGAGCCGGCTCGATGAGGTGGAGCAGCGATATGAAGAGTCGCTTTCGAGCATCCAACAGCTGAAGGAGGAGGCCATCCAAACGGCTGAATCGTTCAGAATCGAATTGGACAGTGCGAACAGACTCGCAGAACTGCAAGGAAATGCCGCGGAAACCGCCAAACAACGAGTGCAGGAATGTCAATTGGCCTTAGAAAAAGCGAGGGACGATGCGGCAGAGGAGATATCCCGACTCCGTGTGGAGGTTGAAACGGAACATTCTGACAAAGAAGCCGCCGAGCGCCGCATCGCTGAACTTGAGCTCACAGTGAGCCAACTTGAGTCTGAGGGTGTCGCTGGAAGGAGGTCCATGAGCCCAGCACCAGGCTTAAACGGAGGGCCTAGCACACCTGTTCGTCCTGGTACCCCGGTTGGTACTTTTTCGCCTAGAGCCTCTCGAGGCAAGGGTGGCCTCACTCTCACGCAAATGTATACGGAATATGACAAGATGCGAACACTACTGGCCGCGGAACAAAAGACGAGCCAAGAACTCCGGTCAACTTTGGACGAGATGGTTCAGGACCTTGAAGCAAGTAAGCCTGAGATAGACGAGCTGCGCGCTGATCACGCAAGACTCGAGAATGCTGTTGTCGAAATGTCTAACATTCTCGAAACtgctggaaaggagaggGATGACGCAACGAAGGAAGCAAGGAAATGGCAAGGTCAGGTGGAGGGCTTAGCTCGTGAAGGGGATATTCTGCGCCAGCAGCTCAGAGATCTGAGTGCACAGGTGAAGGTTTTGGTGTTGGAAATCGCCGTTTTgaaggaaggtgaaggtAGCTACGACAGGGAAGAGCTTGAGAAGATAGCTCGAAAGGAGGTCGAGGATGCCGCTGCAGAGCTCACCCCTACGGGCCGCTTCATTAGCCAGAACCTGATGACGTTTAAGGACCTCCATGAACTTCAGGAACAGAACGTGACCCTCCGACGAATGTTGAGAGAACTCGGTGATAAGATGGAGGGCGCTGAGGCTCGGGAGAAGGATGCTGTCCGTCAACAAGAGCAGGAAGAACTGAAGGAGTTGAGGATCAGAGTGCAGACATATCGCGATGAGATTGCAAATCTTGTAGCTCAGACGAAGAGCTACGTGAAGGAACGTGACACTTTCCGGAGTATGCTCACACGTCGGCGTCAGACTGTCGGTGATTCTTCTGCTTTCTCTCAGTCTCTCCCACTCGGCGCCGCACCGCCTGGTGCTGCCGATGAGCATATGAAGGACGCACCTGATTATGCCGAGCTACTCCGCAAGGTGCAAGCACACTTTGACAGCTTCCGCGAAGAGTCTGCCACTGATCATTCCGCCCTCAAGCAACAAGTAAATGAGTTGTCGAGGAAGAACAGTGAGTTGATGAGTGAGATTAGCCGGTCCAGCAGTCAGCTGGGTGCTGCTACCCAGAGGGCGGAACTATTGCAAAGTAATTTCAACATGCTTAAGAGCGAAAACGCCGAACTCCAGAAACGCTATGCTGCGCTGTTTGAGAATGCCAACCGTCAAGACATAAAGACACAGCAAGCAGCTGAAGATTTAGTGGAAACCAAGGGTCTTGTTGAAAGCCTCCAACGGGAGAACGCAAACctgaaggctgagaaggaaCTTTGGAAGAATATCGAGAGAAGATTAATTGAAGACAACGAGACATTACGGAATGAGAGAAGCAGGCTTGACTCCCTCAATGCTAACTTGCAGACAATTCTAAATGAACGCGAGCACACTGATTCAGAGAGCCGTCGTCGCCTGCAGCTCAACGTTGAATCACTTGAGTCCGAGTTGCAATCTACTAAACGGAAACTCAACGATGAGGTTGAAGAATCGAAGAAGGCGGCCCTGCGGAGAGAGTATGAGCATGAGCAAAGTCAGAAACGGATTGATGATTTGGTGACAAGCTTGGGATCGACTAGGGAAGAACTCGTTAGTATCAAGACAACTAGAGACCATTTGCAGTCTAGGGTGGATGAGTTGACTGTTGAGCTCCGGAGTGCTGAGGAGCGCCTGCAAGTAATGCAGTCGAGACCTAGCGTGTCCGCTGCCCCAACTGAGGCGCCTACAACTATGGAAGATGGTGCACAAGAGTCTGGTTTGACACGTGAGCAGGAGTTGGGTATCCAAGTTGCTGAGTTAAAGCGTGATCTTGACTTGGCGAAGGGTGAGCTAGAGCATGCTAAGGAACAGGTGGAGGACTATAGGGCAATCAGTCAGGGGGCTGAGGAACGCTTGGAGTCTGTCACCGAGACACACGAACAGTATCGTGAGGAAACAGAACGTCTtgttgaagagaaggataagaagattCAGGACCTTGAAAAACGGATTGAAGAAATCTCGTCCGAGCTTTCTACTACCAATAGTGAACTATCTAAACTCCGCGACGAGCAAGGAGATGTTGCCCGCCGCCTTGAGGAGCAAAAGTCTCACCTGGAAGCTGAGATCACAAGACTGAAGGACGAGAATGAACGCCAGCTTGCCGCAGCCCAATACCATCAAGCAGACCTGAAGGCTCAGGCAGAAATTTCACAGCACGCCCAGCAAAACTATGAAAGCGAATTGGTCAAGCATGCCGAGGCTGCGAAGAACCTGCAGCTAGTTCGCTCAGAAGCTAACCAGTTGAAGCTTGAGCTTGTTGAATCCCGCGCCCAAGCCGACACGTACAAGAAAGATCTGACACAAAAAGAGGAAAGTTGGAATGAGCTGAAAGACAGGTATGAAAGTGAACTATCTGAGCTGCAGAAACGCCGTGAGGAGGTCTTGCACCAGAATTCCTTGCTTCACTCACAGCTTGAGAATATTACGAACCAAATCTCTGCTTTACAGCGGGACCGTGCCAACATTGCTGAGACCGAAGACGAAGCCGAAAGCTCTGCACCCAACTTGGAAGGTCTTCAAGAGGTTATCAAATTCCTGCGTCGTGAGAAGGAAATTGTTGATGTTCAGTATCATCTCTCAACACAAGAAAGTAAACGTTTGCGCCAGCAGCTCGAATATACGCAATCTCAACTGGACGAGGCGAGGCTGAAACTTGAACAGCAACGTCGCGCTGCTGCTGACAGCGAGCATACCGCTCTGAGCCACAACAAACTCATGGAGACCTTGAACGAACTTAATCTTTTCCGGGAAAGCAGTGTTACGTTGCGTAATCAGGTCAAGCAAGCGGAAACCGCCCTTTCAGAGAAGTCTGCACGTGTCGATGAGCTTGTGCAACAGATGGAGCCCCTGGAAACGCGGATAAGGGAACTTGAGAATGTAGTGGAGACGAAAGATGGGGAGATGAAGCTTTTACAAGCAGACCGTGACAGGTGGCAACAGCGAACCCAGAATATTCTCCAGAAATACGATCGTGTTGACCCAGCTGAGATGGAAGGGTTGAAGGAGAAACTGGAGATTCTGCAGAAAGAGCGGGACGAAGCCGTGTCATCTCGCGACACCTTACAGGAACAAGCAGCTGCGTTCCCAGAGCAACTGAAGCACGCAGAGGAGAGGGTGCAGGAATTGCGTGCAAAGCTTACGGAACAGTTCAAGGCTAGGTCTAAGGAACTTACTGGCCGTATTAACGCTAAGCAGCTGGAGTTGAATACGGTGgtgcaggagaaggaagtcATTCAAGAGGAATTGAAGACCACCAAGGAAGAGTTGAGCGGGTTGAAAGCCAAGTTGGCTGAGAAGCCAGCTGCACCAGCTGTTGAAGAAAAACCAGCCGGCTCTGGTGTAGACTCGACGCCCGCATCTCAGTTCCCTGGACCGACCACTCAACTGCCTGTTCCTAGCGATGATGAAAGAGTAAAGGCACTTGAAGAGAAGGTGCAACGCCTGGAAGCTGCTCTTGCCGAAAAGGAGGCTGCTTTGGCGGAGAAGGATGCCGCTATAGCCGCTAAGGATGCCGAGCACGAGACGAAAGCTAAAGAACGTATAGAGAAATTGAAGGAGACTTTCAACAACAAGATGGCTGAAGTCAGGACGGCCCACCGACAAGAGATAGAAAAGTTGAGGACTAATCAACAGGCCGCATCACAACCGCAAGAACCTGGAACCCCTGTGTCGAAACCAAACCAGGCCCCCGCAACTCCTGCAAAGACGGAAGGAGAACTACCGCAACTCACCGATGAGCAAGCTAAAGCACTGGTTGCTAAGAACGAAACCATTCGGACCATTATTCGAAACAATATCCGGACCATGCTTGCtaaggagagagagaaacagGGGGCTCAGCCTTCGGCAGGTGTGAGCCAGGAAACCTTGGCTTCCATGGAGCAAAAGTTCaatgaggagaaggaagccaTCAAGAAGGCTCACGAGGAAGGTGTTGAAGAGAGAATCAAATCAGCCGTCGAGCTATCTGATAAGAAAACGTTGGTCAAGATCAGTATGCTTGATACACGGTGTAGAAATGCGCTGGCGAAGATCGACGTTGTTCAGAAGGCGGCCACCGAGACTCCTCAGAAGCCTGTTGTTGAGGTGTGGGAAATAGCGAAGACAACTAAGGCTCCGCCTCAAACCCAAAAGCTTGCATCGGCTGCATCGCCCGCACAAGTAGCGTCACCAGCGCCCGCGCCAACACCTACGCCAACACCAGCGGCAGGAGTGGTACCGACCCCATCACCGGCTCCAGCACCGACACCAGTGCCCACTCCAGCGCCTGTCAACCAGCAGCAAGGCCCAGCAGCAACCGGCTCTGTAGTGACGGCCACTCAAGCCAAGGGACCTGCCCCAGCCGAAGTTCAGGGCCAAGGAAATGTACAGCAAAAGCAAGAACAgcaaccaccacaacaaAGTACCGAAGGCACAGCACCACCAGCAGCGAATGCGCCTGTGAATCCCTTTGGACAAAGTCAGAATAAACAGCCTACATCGCTACCAAGTAAACCTCCTGCTGGCGCTAACAGTGGAGTTCTTAGAGCTCTCCAGTCTGGGTTGCCGGTTGCACGGGGAGGTCGAACAGGCGGGCGTGGTGGCCATCAGCAACAGAACCCATTTGGTGGGCAGGCTCAGCAACAAGAGCAACCGCAGCAAAACCAGGGCCagcctcaacaacaacagcaaggCCAGCCATCCCAACGTGGCACCGGTCTCCCTCGAGGCCGCGGAGGCCGCGGGGGTCATGGCCGAGG